The Rickettsia endosymbiont of Gonocerus acuteangulatus nucleotide sequence ATATCACCCTTACTATAAGAATCTTTAAATATACTTACTAATGTTTCGTTTGTTATATTAAACCCTGTTCTATTTGAATACAAACTTAGAGTATTTATTTGAGCTCTAGTTAACTTATTTAACTCAGTAAATAAACTAGCATTTAATTTAAAATCATATTCTCTGTTTTCCAAAATACTAAAATCAAACTGCTGATTATTATCTAAAACATAGCTTAGTTTAGAGTTTAAATTTTTATATGACTCATTATCTGAAATTGTCAGCAGATAGTTTTGCCTGTCATAATATTTTCTTATAAAACTTAAAAAATTTGTTATAGAGTCTTGCTTTAGCTTAAATTTTGAATCTATTAAAAGATTAACGTTATTATTACCTAAACCATCTAATTTACCTTTATATAGTAAATTAATGTTATTTTCAAAACTATTACTATTTATTTGTGCATTAGTAATTTTAATTGTTAGGTCTTTAGCAAAGTCTTTAAAATTTGGGCTACCCGCAGTTACTATAAAATTAGCTGAAAATTTAAAGTTATTATGCCATGCTAATCTATATAATAACAGCCCTGCCGGAATTATTCTATCTTCAAGATCACTTTGTATTATTTCTGTATCATAATTAATCTCTAATTTTTGTGGTATATTATCAAGAAAATTTTGTTTACTTGTATAATACTTACTCTTATCAAATGTTAAAGTAAATAGAGTATGACCCTCTTCATATAGCTTTTTATTATCTACTAAATCAAAAATTTCTGCTTTATTTGAAGTAAATTTAACATTTTCTATAAAATTTACTATTTCAAAAAAATCCTTTTTCTCTTTTATAATTTTAAATAATCTAAAACTTAAAGGCATTTTTGCTGATAATATGCAATTATCGTTATAAAATTTTACTCCAAAGCCTCTCTCATTTGGTTTAAATCTGCCAACCGCCCCTCCTGAAAAATCTATAAATATTTGCTGCTTTAATAAATCATAACCAATATTTATAGGCGAATTAAATTCGACTTTTCTATTAACGCTTTCTTCTTGCCAATTAATAATTGAGACACCAAATTTAAAAGGAAAACCATAAGGCTTAGCTTTAGAAAATTTAACAAAATATTGCTGAGAATCATCGATATTAAGGTAAGTATCAGAATATTTTTGATTTATAGAATTTGATAAGGAAAATAAAACAGCAAACCATAGCACGCTATAAGTTAATACAGCAAGAATAGATACAAAAAATATTATTTTTAAAATTTTTTTCATATGATTTTGATTTAATGTCATAATTGTCATACCGTGGCTTGGGAACTAGATCCAGAAAATAATAAAAAATACTAATTTTATTAGTATTTTTAACTGGCTCTAGTTCATAAATCACGGGATAACAGGGGAAAATGATCCACGCAGGCAATGCCTCCTCGCAATGACGTGATGCATCACTTACACAACTCAGTATATTCTTTATTCAACTTTACAATATCCCAAATCCATAAGCTAATCATAACTATAAAAATTACTAATAGATATATTATTATAGAGTCAAAAGTAGCCGTTGGAATGATTATAAATATTAAAGACTGAATAAATGCACCGAGTGATTTACCAAATTTTGTACCTATTACCTCCACGGCAGCTTTACCCTTAGTTCTAAGTTCAAGCGATAAAGGTATATACGCCATTTCTTTTGTTGAATCAAAGAGTGAGTATTTAGATGATTTACTCAGGATATTTTGAATTGCTCCAACAATTATTGCTGCATATAAAAGGTTAAAATTACCAAAACATGAACCTATTTCTTCGATAAAGATTATGAAAATAAAAAACATTAAACCGGTTATAGATAACATAATAGGTGTTAATAATGCAGAAACAAACCAACCTAGTCTTCTAAGGATGTTGCTGCCTATTATCATAAAAGTGACGCATGATATACCCATCAAAATATTAAATCTGCCCATAAAATGAACATAATCTATAGTACTTGGATATAGTTCTTTTACTTTTGCTTTCCAAGGTCCTTCTACGATATTAATCAACAATCCATAACAGATTATTAATAAGGCAATACGACCTATATATTTTGAATTAATTACTAGCTTAATACTTTCCAAAACTGAAAGTTTAGTTTTTGTTTTAGCCTTAACTTTCTTTGAATCTAAAACATTTATAGAATCAGTCAAAATAAATTTATTTATTATTCTAAATAGCAGCATAGAAATAATACCCGCTGCAACAATTATTGACATAATAGGTTGTAACATCTCAGTTGTTTGAGAGGTCAAATTAATTGAAGCATCAAAAGAATTTGGTAATAATTCAGGATTGATTATTTTGTTACCTGAGAAAAATACCAAAACGCTACCTGCAAGTATTAGTCCCATATTACCAACCATCCCCAGGACTGGATAAAATCTTTTTGCTTTATTAGTATCAAAAATATGGTTAGCAAACTGCCAAAACATTAAGTTTATAACTACAGCACTCCATAACTCTGCAAAGATATACATAAGCCCATAACTCCATTTACTGGCTATTTTAATAAACCATTTGAAGTTAGGATAAGATGTTATCAAGCTACTTATTATTTCATCATTAGGATGATAAGCTTCTTGATTTGGATAAATAATATAAGCAAAAAATAAGAAGAATAATAAAAAGCTACCAACTATAATGTAAAAAACATATTCAAAATTGAATTTATTACTGAGCTTAACGTAAAGTATTGTAAAGATCACGCATGAGGGTAATACTAGCCATAATTTTAAAAAGCTAATAATCTCTGCTCCCATAGAGGGTACTACTAAGCTATCCTTTATAGAACGCAATGCTCCGAAATTGAAAAGAATACATAGCATCATTAATGCCATAGGTATGAAAAGCTTTAATTCCTTTCTTTCTATTGGCCAAATTATTTCCTTAACTTTCTCAAAAAAGGTTTTGGGCGGCAACATTTATATTGTAACCTTACATAAAAATTAAATTAAATTCTGTGAATTTTTTTAAATATTCATAGAATCTAAACTTTTAAATCTCTTACTCATTAAAGTCAATTAAAATCTT carries:
- the tlc3 gene encoding nucleotide exchange transporter Tlc3 produces the protein MLPPKTFFEKVKEIIWPIERKELKLFIPMALMMLCILFNFGALRSIKDSLVVPSMGAEIISFLKLWLVLPSCVIFTILYVKLSNKFNFEYVFYIIVGSFLLFFLFFAYIIYPNQEAYHPNDEIISSLITSYPNFKWFIKIASKWSYGLMYIFAELWSAVVINLMFWQFANHIFDTNKAKRFYPVLGMVGNMGLILAGSVLVFFSGNKIINPELLPNSFDASINLTSQTTEMLQPIMSIIVAAGIISMLLFRIINKFILTDSINVLDSKKVKAKTKTKLSVLESIKLVINSKYIGRIALLIICYGLLINIVEGPWKAKVKELYPSTIDYVHFMGRFNILMGISCVTFMIIGSNILRRLGWFVSALLTPIMLSITGLMFFIFIIFIEEIGSCFGNFNLLYAAIIVGAIQNILSKSSKYSLFDSTKEMAYIPLSLELRTKGKAAVEVIGTKFGKSLGAFIQSLIFIIIPTATFDSIIIYLLVIFIVMISLWIWDIVKLNKEYTELCK